In the Budorcas taxicolor isolate Tak-1 chromosome 1, Takin1.1, whole genome shotgun sequence genome, TTGCTTCAGACAGGGGCTTGGGTCTAAAGCTCCAAAATTTACTAGTTGAACAATTATGGTCAAGTTAATAGAATTTTCTAAAactgagtttcctcatctgaaaaacatGGAAAGATTAGTACCTGTCAAAGGGTTTTTGAGAAGAGTTGATGGAAGATAACCCTTGATCTGAGGTCTGCCATGTAGTAAGTGGCTTGTAGTAACTTGGaattttattgctattattatggGGAAAGTATCCACTTAGAAATACCTTGGATGAAAAAGAGAGAGTAAAGGAGTTTGTGGATGATGTTTATTAGATATGAAATTCAAGACTCTATAAACACCAGCATAGAACaatctttccattttccccatGCTTTTCCAAGTCACTGCCTGACACCAGGCAGCTCCCGCTCCAGTGAGTGAAAGTACAATGGGTAAACACCAGGAAACCGTAGCACTGAAGAGACAGCACCATCTCTCAGTGCACCTGATCATAAGCTCCGCTGAGACATCATTGCACCTGTTCCGGGTTTGCTCTGTGCCTGAAGGAGACAAGGATAGAGCTTTTCTGGTTGAAAAAGAGCCAGAGGCCTTTGGCCCCGAAGGGTGACCTGGGAGAGAACCGATGACAATAAAGCACATTCTAGGTCTGCTTAATAGTTCAGAAAGGCTTTTACTCAAACCACCTTGTTTGAGCCTTCTAATAATCGTAGGAGGagggtgatccagtggttaagaatctgctttgcaaatgcaggggacgtgcttttgatccctggttgggaaaccaaGATGGGGAGCCACAACCAAGAtccaaagcagccaaataaacatatGAATGATCCTAGGAGGTCTACAGTGTTATCACCGCCCCTTACACattcagttatttattcattcattctgtaaCCGCTGAATACCTTCAATGCACAAGCCCTGgtggtagaaagaaaaaaagaaaaaacccacagcTCCCACTTGGAGGTTGCCTTTAATCTAGAGGGAGAGATGCACAATCTATAAACATATAATCAGGGCTGGTACACGCTGTCTGGCCAGGCTTGTTGTTAAATATTTGAATACCATCCCCTTATATCATTATAAGTAGTGATTACTGCGGTGCGGGCAATGAAAATAACACTGTGATGGAGAATTGTGGGAAAGGAGAGCTGTTCTatgtggggagggcagggaagaTTCTTGAAGGAGCCGACATTTAAGCCAAACTGTGAAGGACACGCACACCAGATATATCAGAGCCTTTATAGGTTAATTTAATTTCTTAGCTGGAAAAGACTGGACCACTCTAAAGGTTAAGTAAGGGAATGATAGAAATTGGACTACAATTAGAAAGCTGACggcaaaataaaaaatggaagggAACTGAATCTCTTGTCATTGGAGGCAATTATGCATAGATTGGCTGAACACATGACAAAACATCCAACAGTAAAATTCACACATTAGATTAGGGTTTGTATTAGGTCCCTTTCAAGCCTGGGAttatatgatgctgtgaaaactgTACAAGTCTGTGCAGATCTTTATTCCTGTTATTCAAGCTGCCCCAGCTCTTTCAGATCATCCCAGCAATATCCTACCCAGAAACACACTCTGCCCAGGAACTGTCTGGATTCATGTCTGAAGATGGAAGATGAAGTGACCTTGACACTTAGATATCTAGCTGAGCATGCTCTCTGGGGTGTTAGTACCACACCCCGTACagacaaaaggaaagaatatCTCCAGTACGATCATGGGtgacagccttgtgtaactcaatgaagctgtgagccatgccatacagggccacccaagatggacaggtcatggtggaaagttctgacaaaacgcgatctgctggagaagggaatggcaaaccacttcaatatccTTGCTTCGAAAATCCCAGTATGATCACAATCCTGTGAAAACATGGGTACaatcaaaatgttaaaattatgaCCTCGTGGAAGAATTTTGAGCGATGTTCACGTCACCATTCTATCCTTGTAAATTTTCCCCAGATCTAAAAAATGCATGttaattttaatgaaacattaaagtgggagtggggagggactAACAAATGTGAGCTATTAGTTGGTatagtaacattttttttctaatttgcagTGATTTGGTATTATGACAGTCATCATAACAGTCACATGAAAGCAAACGTGTTTCCAGAAATCACAGGTTATTCTTCACCTACAACAGGACAGGCCACAGTAAAACCTTCTCTCCTCCAACCAACTAACCAAGTGCCTCACAAAACTGCAGCAGCAAGATCGACAGATGGTCACGTCACCTCTCAGACAGTTGCCAAAACATCCAGCCCTGAGACCCTAACTACAAACACAACCATAGAAGTTCTAGCAACAACTTCCCCAGTAACTACAAAGAGCACCCTACCAACCACTCCAACAACCCACACCCTAGTCACAACCCTGGCCACACCCAACAAGTCACACGTGACTTTTCCAGTCACTGAGGCTAAAGCTGGCCTCAGTGTAGGTCCCAGTTTACCACCAGTCACCGTCAACCCAGCAGCTCACACCACTGGAAACAGGCCATCGACTGCCAGCCACACAACTGGGAAAACCACCCAACTCAGTAACCAGACCACCCTTCCAGCAACTTTGTCCACCTCACCACACAACATCACAACCAGTCAGAAACCTACTCAACCCACCCACACCCCAGGGCCAACCACAACCGCATACAACACCACCCAAACAGCCTCGCCTGCCACCATAGCTCCCAGGCCCACCCTCGCACCACAGCCATTGTCACCCAAGACAGGACTTTATCAGGTTCTCAATGGAAGCAAGCTGTGTATCAAAGCAGAGATGGGGATACAGCTGACGGTTCAAGACTCCGTGTCGGTAAGTTGGGGCCATAGGACCATAACAACAGCTTCGAAAAGTTTGAGTGAGAGTGCCTTGCTAAAACTGAACGTTCCCCTGCATCCTCTGTCTTGTAATGAAACAGACACTTGCAAGTTCCTCTTTCTCCAAGGTCCTCTATTAAGAGAACCTGTTTTAGAATACCTATGAAAATAGACACTGATAGTGACTGTATGAACAAAGGAAAGCACAcgccaaaattttaaatatgcacaTTCCTCACTTTTAGCCAGCGTGGGCAGAGTGTGGGATGTGTCCAGCATTGATCCCAGCCTGGCCCTGTCCCTCTGGATGACTTTCAAGCTTCAACAACTTTCCTGTGAAATGAGAGGTTTGCATTCAATGGTTGTTACAACCACCTGTGACATTGATATGAAAAATCCAGATTATTGAGAAGATTGGTTGGAGGTATTGAGGGTGAGGGGTTAAGAATATTTGATTTACTGAAAGAATCACTATAAAAGTTCTTCCTATCTTGCACCGTTTTTGTGATTGCAAGTAAAACTTCCACGTTCGGGTTTTATTTGAAACAGAAGTTTGTTAGACAGCAAAACATTTCCTGTAGTGTCTAGCATGTTTGActgaacaaaaattaaatttcacaCAGTTTATCAAGGATATAGCTGCCACGAATTATCTCTGAAGGAACTCCTCACTGTGAGAGCACTCTttcgtttaaaaaaaatcttaacagattgGAAATGAGAGGTGTCTTCCAGGGACTTTGAAATTCCCCAGTGAAAACCCACTAGCCTCGAGTTTCAGACTCCTTTCTAGCCTGTGTTTCTGGTCTCCCAACTAAAGTGTTCTCTTCATTGAGTCCATCTATTTTATTTGGTTTAGGTCTTTTCACCTCAGAAATACTTCAACATCGACCCCAATGCAACTCAAGCCTCTGGAAACTGTGGCTCCCGAAAATCCAACCTCCTTTTGAATTTCCAGGGCGGCTTTGTGAATCTCACATTTACCAAGGTGAGGCTGAGATCCTTACACGAACAGGCTCTAGCATTTctttccctgcccacccccagctgcCCCCCAGCATACCCCTCCCCGCCAGGGCCAGTGGTGCAATCCCACACTTCACTTTAAATTCCAGAGGAAATAGACATCAAAGCCTTTTTGAGATGTTCTCTGATAAGAATGAGGGTCATAGAGATGGAGAGGAGGCAAGTGTCGACATCTTCTGTTTGCTCTCTTTCCCCTTCAGCCTCCTCTGTGCAGCCCAAGAAGGGCTTTGATGCCTCTGGAGATGGGgcatggggcggggcggggcgggggcgggggtggggggtggggttacTTTGCCTCCAGGTGGGGGAATTTGGCCTCAGGGAACCTGACCACAGTGCCCTATGCAAACCACCCAAAGGAGGAAGTTGTACCAatgaacagactcacagaaatttCCAGTGGGCACAAAAAGCAGTATTACTCTAACACCAAAGTCAAATGTCATAGAAGGCAAAATCCAGGGACTAACCAGGAGCTGGGTTTTCTAGGCCATATCCTAGAAGGGAGCAGACAACAGAATATAGTGGAAGAGCATGGTCATGAGCTCAGAGTCTTGGCTACCAGTTTGACTCTGTTACTGTTCTGCTTTTGACATCAGGCAGGCAGCTTAAACTGcttgagttttttgttttatttttttatcatttgaaaaGTGGGAGAAAGGAATTAAAGAGCACTCCTGTAAAGAGCTTGATCCTGTACATAGAAAGTGGATGCACACTAGCTAGTCGCTATGGTTACAGTGACTGAAATGGGCAGACGTCTTGGGGACACAGTGATGGCCATTCCCCCTCTCAAAGGAGGTCTTTCTGATTGCCACCAAGTGTCTTAGAGGCCGAGAGGATCCTAGCAGCTGGGACTCGGTGCAGGTCTCTTTTTTACCTGTCTAACTGACCCCTGAGGTTAGAGGGTCTTGGTTAGCAGATCTTAGAGAGCAATGAGCACAGACTTTGGGATCAGACAAATCAAGATTGACTTTCAGTCATAAAACTTACTAGCTGCATGACCTTGGACTGGATTGGGGCATTTTCCTTGTCTATAGAATGGAACTAGTTATAGCTACTTAGTGGGACCCTTGGGAGAATTAGAAATGGCGTTTGTAAACCAGCCTTAGCTATGCCCCCAGAGAAGGCAAAAAGtcccaaagaaagtaaaagttcCTACCAGTCTTAGCCTTCTGGGGAATGTCTGCATTTGAAAAAAagttgtttggctgtgctgggtcttagctgtggtatgCGGGATCTTTGGTTTCAGTCTGCAAACttctagctgtggcatgtgggacctagttcccccaccaggggtcgaaccaggtccccatgcattgggagtgcagagtctttaccactgaccaccagggaagtcccagtttctgcattttaaaagagaagttgTTTCAGCCAAAGTGGTGGCCACAAATCCCAAGATTACAGGGGCTAAGCATAGGCTTTGACGTATATTTAGTCTTAATTGCGAAGTAGTTGAAGTAgcgaaaaagtaaaaatatctttTGTCTTGAAACAGACaatccttattttttattttcccacttTTGGTGAAGACTTCATTTTTCCATTAAATCTGTATAAGAAAAATGTTAGCATATGTGTGAGGTGACGAGCAGCAGCCTCAGTAGTGAGGGGACGAGAAGGAGGAGCTCAGGAGTTCTGGTCCTCCCCAGAGGGGACAGCCAGAGCTGCGGAGGCTGGTGGCAGGGCTGGCATCTAGCCCTGGGGACTGTCACTGTCTTTTGTGGTGAGCGTTCACTCTGGAGGGTGAGGTATCCTGAATGGCCACTGCTCTACTGTGCCAGTTGAATATTTTACATATCACCTCTATCAGGTGGTAACAAGAGACCAGTGTTGCCAGTGTTCAATAGAAGGCAGAAGTCcagattttttaataaaagcacaTGACTTTTTAAGtgagcaacacattaaaaaaaaattgaacactgTTGACCCAACGAAACACAGTTGTAGGCCTGTGTTTTGGCCTCAGGACCCTGACACTGTGCCTTCTGCCCTAACAGTTGAACTATGTGAAATACCTTTAGGCAGGAAAGTCTAGATTCTTCCACAAGAGAAAGGCGCTCAACACTTTAGTCACTTTTCACTTGTTGCTACCCTCTACGCCAGTGCTTCTCAACAGCAGCAGTATTAACACTTGGGTTAAGAAGGATGAGTCTTTGcagtgggggctgtcc is a window encoding:
- the LAMP3 gene encoding lysosome-associated membrane glycoprotein 3 — encoded protein: MSWQISAVVLFFMSLAVIWYYDSHHNSHMKANVFPEITGYSSPTTGQATVKPSLLQPTNQVPHKTAAARSTDGHVTSQTVAKTSSPETLTTNTTIEVLATTSPVTTKSTLPTTPTTHTLVTTLATPNKSHVTFPVTEAKAGLSVGPSLPPVTVNPAAHTTGNRPSTASHTTGKTTQLSNQTTLPATLSTSPHNITTSQKPTQPTHTPGPTTTAYNTTQTASPATIAPRPTLAPQPLSPKTGLYQVLNGSKLCIKAEMGIQLTVQDSVSVFSPQKYFNIDPNATQASGNCGSRKSNLLLNFQGGFVNLTFTKDENSYYISEVEAYLTVSNPAKVYQGMKHAMMMFETVVGHSFKCVSEQSIQLSTHLQLKTVNVQLQAFDFEDDHFGNADECISDRNRREIPVAVGLSIAVLLAVLLTACLVTRKRPSRGYERM